The Fusobacterium varium genome has a window encoding:
- a CDS encoding nucleotidyltransferase produces the protein MKAVGVIVEYNPFHNGHKLHLDKINERDSESVKIAVMSGDFVQRGEPAIINRWKRAEIALKNGIDIVVELPCFYSCQSAEIFARGAVGILDELQCKEIIFGSETSNIEELKKIASLEESKIFKEKIKEFLKSGESYPNAYSKALKEVSGKEQNNLSNDILGIEYIKGINYWNSKIEPVTILREKVGYHSTDVEDNIASATAIRKFLRGGENIEKFLPKESFSILIEEFNNGKIVELKDFYPLLRYEIIRNRDSLKNIQDMEKGYENRLYEEAIKNSDFESFYKAIESRRFTHGRTQRVLLHILLGITVEITEIVKKEIPYVRVMGFNKKGREYLNYLKKYENKKIITSLKNIQDNFSMGVRELIEFNERASTIYKMQNFYEERKIPIIIKN, from the coding sequence ATGAAAGCAGTAGGAGTTATAGTAGAGTATAATCCCTTTCATAATGGACATAAATTACATTTAGATAAAATTAATGAGAGAGATAGTGAAAGTGTAAAAATTGCTGTGATGAGTGGAGATTTTGTTCAACGGGGAGAACCTGCTATTATAAATCGTTGGAAACGAGCTGAAATAGCTCTAAAAAATGGAATAGATATAGTAGTTGAGTTACCCTGCTTTTATTCGTGTCAAAGTGCAGAAATCTTTGCTAGGGGGGCTGTAGGGATATTAGATGAACTTCAATGTAAAGAGATAATCTTTGGTTCTGAAACTTCAAATATAGAAGAATTGAAAAAAATAGCATCTTTAGAAGAAAGTAAAATTTTTAAAGAAAAGATAAAAGAGTTTTTAAAAAGTGGTGAATCATATCCAAATGCTTATTCAAAAGCTTTAAAAGAGGTAAGTGGAAAGGAACAAAACAATTTATCCAATGATATTTTAGGAATAGAGTATATAAAGGGGATAAATTATTGGAATAGTAAGATTGAACCAGTAACAATATTGAGAGAAAAGGTTGGATATCATAGCACAGATGTAGAGGATAATATAGCAAGTGCAACAGCTATAAGAAAATTTTTGAGAGGTGGAGAAAATATTGAGAAGTTTCTTCCAAAAGAGAGTTTCAGTATTTTAATAGAGGAGTTTAATAACGGTAAAATAGTGGAACTTAAAGATTTTTATCCACTGTTAAGATATGAGATAATTAGAAATAGAGATAGTCTTAAAAATATTCAAGATATGGAAAAGGGATATGAGAATAGATTGTATGAGGAAGCTATTAAAAATAGTGATTTTGAGTCTTTTTACAAAGCTATTGAAAGTAGACGTTTTACTCATGGAAGAACTCAAAGGGTGTTACTACATATATTATTAGGAATTACTGTTGAGATTACTGAGATAGTAAAAAAAGAGATTCCATATGTTAGAGTGATGGGATTTAATAAAAAAGGAAGAGAGTATCTAAACTATTTGAAAAAATATGAGAACAAAAAAATAATAACCTCTCTAAAAAATATTCAAGATAATTTTTCTATGGGAGTTAGAGAGCTAATTGAATTTAATGAGAGGGCATCTACAATTTATAAGATGCAGAATTTTTATGAAGAGAGAAAGATACCGATAATAATAAAAAATTAA
- a CDS encoding ComEC/Rec2 family competence protein, whose amino-acid sequence MEITYILLGEILGILLLFQFFSSWIVISITLFSLGIVYFFTKKKSILIYIIPILFVIRLVFGVHSGDFDYLENIRLKVELNRGIGKVLKIDNKNLKNLTFIYLSELADGKYNVLGEFKELEKKENVDIISINRLEVEKLEDSFLEKYFKNRVESFIEKGDRYFKRVYRAIILGESREIPKELREKFNYVGVSHLFALSGLHIGIIIGVISFISGKFSISRDKRYWIILIGLTLYFLGIKHSPSLIRAYIMGVIFLFGKIFYENIDIEKSLAVSFIISLFLNPVSIYEVSFKLSYLAVAAIIFIYPFIIKFYKGKSKLIKNIALIGTIQVFLLPILIKEFGTIQLFSIFSNLIIVPLGSLYITLAFIGLLFENFGLGVVIYPIVNIIFKFLIKIVEIFSNIPMLIIKYSGNKDNTIFLLFYVIIFGIIFYNKFKMEGKKDEKIYRRTKISQ is encoded by the coding sequence ATGGAGATAACTTATATTTTACTTGGAGAAATATTAGGAATTTTGTTGTTGTTTCAATTTTTTTCTAGTTGGATAGTTATCTCAATAACTCTTTTTAGCTTAGGAATTGTATATTTTTTTACTAAGAAAAAATCTATTTTAATTTATATCATACCTATTCTTTTTGTAATAAGATTAGTTTTTGGAGTTCATAGTGGAGATTTTGATTATTTAGAAAATATTAGATTGAAAGTTGAACTTAATAGAGGAATAGGAAAAGTTTTAAAAATAGATAATAAAAATTTAAAAAACTTAACTTTTATCTATCTGTCAGAGTTAGCTGATGGAAAATACAATGTTTTAGGAGAGTTTAAAGAGCTTGAGAAAAAAGAGAACGTAGATATCATTAGTATAAATAGATTAGAGGTAGAAAAATTAGAGGATAGTTTTTTAGAAAAATATTTTAAAAATAGAGTAGAAAGTTTTATAGAAAAGGGAGATAGATATTTTAAAAGAGTTTATAGAGCTATTATTTTAGGAGAGAGTAGAGAGATACCAAAAGAGCTGAGAGAGAAATTTAATTATGTAGGAGTTTCACATCTTTTTGCTCTTTCAGGATTGCATATAGGGATAATAATAGGAGTAATAAGTTTTATAAGTGGTAAATTTTCAATCTCTAGAGATAAGAGGTATTGGATTATTTTAATAGGATTGACACTGTATTTTCTAGGAATAAAACACTCACCCTCTCTTATAAGAGCTTATATAATGGGAGTGATATTTCTTTTTGGGAAGATATTCTATGAAAATATTGATATAGAAAAATCTTTAGCAGTAAGTTTTATTATAAGCTTATTTTTAAATCCTGTTTCTATCTATGAAGTTTCCTTTAAGCTTTCATACTTAGCAGTAGCAGCAATTATTTTTATCTATCCTTTTATAATAAAATTTTATAAAGGAAAGTCAAAATTGATAAAAAATATTGCCTTAATAGGAACAATACAAGTTTTTTTACTTCCTATATTGATAAAAGAGTTTGGAACTATACAACTATTTTCTATTTTTAGTAATCTGATAATTGTGCCATTGGGAAGTTTATATATAACTTTAGCTTTTATAGGATTGTTATTTGAAAATTTTGGATTGGGAGTAGTTATATACCCCATTGTAAATATAATTTTTAAATTTTTAATAAAAATAGTTGAAATTTTTTCAAATATTCCTATGTTGATTATAAAATATAGTGGTAACAAAGATAACACAATATTTTTACTTTTTTATGTTATAATATTTGGAATAATATTTTATAATAAATTTAAAATGGAAGGTAAAAAAGATGAGAAGATTTATAGAAGAACTAAAATATCTCAATAG
- a CDS encoding site-2 protease family protein: MRRFIEELKYLNRGMGNSTKIILAIIFGYFIFNLLGGVIFRPMMLLNIAVLIFSLLVHEISHGLAAYFCGDTTARDYGRLSFNPLHHLDPLGTIFPIILIFLGSPFVFGWAKPVPINYWRLKNGRTGEFLVAIAGVVSNIILALIGLILLKYLTPFIHSGVFASLCIYLIRLNILLAVFNILPIPPLDGSRVVASMAGRELRNTIFSLDQYGIFIILILNMVGILDSVIGSLAEFLVKILIGLVF, translated from the coding sequence ATGAGAAGATTTATAGAAGAACTAAAATATCTCAATAGAGGTATGGGAAATTCTACAAAGATAATTTTAGCAATAATATTTGGATATTTTATATTTAATCTCCTTGGTGGTGTAATTTTTAGACCGATGATGTTGTTAAATATAGCAGTTTTAATTTTTTCCCTACTGGTACATGAAATATCTCATGGATTAGCAGCATATTTTTGTGGAGATACAACAGCTAGGGACTATGGAAGATTAAGCTTTAATCCACTTCATCATTTAGATCCTTTGGGAACAATTTTCCCTATAATTCTAATTTTCTTAGGATCACCATTTGTTTTTGGTTGGGCAAAACCTGTGCCTATAAACTATTGGAGATTGAAAAATGGAAGAACAGGAGAATTTTTAGTAGCAATTGCAGGGGTAGTTTCAAATATTATCTTAGCTTTGATAGGATTGATACTGCTAAAATATCTTACTCCATTTATTCATAGTGGAGTATTTGCATCATTGTGTATATATTTGATTAGATTGAATATTTTACTTGCTGTATTTAATATATTGCCAATTCCCCCACTAGATGGGTCAAGAGTAGTGGCATCAATGGCTGGAAGAGAGTTAAGAAATACTATTTTCTCTTTAGATCAATATGGAATATTTATAATTCTTATTTTAAATATGGTAGGTATTCTTGATAGTGTAATCGGATCATTAGCAGAGTTTTTAGTTAAAATATTAATAGGTTTAGTTTTTTAG
- the pfkA gene encoding 6-phosphofructokinase, which translates to MKKIAILTSGGDSPGMNAAIRAAAKVAMYKGMKVYGIQRGYLGMLNDEIFPMDDRFVSGIIDRGGTRLLTARCLEFKDPKFRAIAAQNLKKRDIEGIVVIGGDGSYHGADLLAKEHGFKVVGIPGTIDNDIKGTDFTLGFDTCLNTILDAISKIRDTATSHERTILVEVMGRHAGDLALQACLAGGGDGVLIPEMDNPIELLALQIKERRKHGKLHDIVLVAEGVGKVQDIEKALKERITTEVRSVVLGHVQRGGTPSGFDRMLATRMGAKAIEILENDEGGVMVGLENNRLITHPISYAWDGERNYSIKDDYELALILSK; encoded by the coding sequence ATGAAAAAAATAGCAATATTAACAAGTGGAGGAGACTCTCCAGGGATGAACGCTGCCATCAGAGCTGCGGCTAAAGTAGCAATGTATAAAGGTATGAAAGTTTATGGTATCCAAAGAGGATATTTAGGAATGCTAAATGATGAAATTTTTCCTATGGATGATCGTTTTGTATCTGGAATTATAGATAGAGGAGGAACTCGTCTTTTAACAGCTAGATGTTTAGAATTTAAAGATCCTAAATTTAGAGCAATAGCAGCACAAAACTTAAAGAAAAGAGATATAGAAGGAATAGTTGTAATAGGAGGAGACGGATCTTATCACGGAGCTGATCTTCTTGCAAAAGAACATGGATTTAAAGTAGTAGGTATTCCAGGAACAATAGACAACGATATCAAAGGAACAGATTTTACACTAGGATTTGATACTTGTCTTAATACAATTCTTGATGCTATATCAAAAATAAGAGATACAGCTACATCTCACGAAAGAACAATTCTTGTTGAAGTAATGGGAAGACATGCTGGAGACCTTGCATTACAAGCTTGTCTTGCAGGTGGAGGAGATGGAGTACTTATTCCTGAAATGGATAACCCAATAGAACTTCTAGCTCTTCAAATAAAAGAGAGAAGAAAACATGGAAAACTTCATGATATTGTACTTGTTGCTGAAGGAGTAGGAAAAGTACAAGATATAGAAAAAGCTTTAAAAGAGAGAATAACTACAGAGGTAAGAAGCGTAGTTCTTGGACACGTACAAAGAGGAGGTACACCTTCTGGATTTGATAGAATGCTAGCTACTAGAATGGGAGCGAAGGCAATAGAAATCCTTGAAAATGATGAAGGTGGAGTAATGGTAGGATTAGAAAATAACAGACTAATTACTCATCCAATATCTTATGCTTGGGATGGAGAGAGAAACTATTCTATAAAAGATGATTATGAACTTGCCCTTATTCTTTCAAAATAA
- the citC gene encoding [citrate (pro-3S)-lyase] ligase gives MNIEKVNLSNPFEVKEVTEFLAKFELKYDPNIDYTVVIRENDEIIATASKGKNIIKCFAIDPAHQGEGISGSILTNVTNKMFDQGYFHSMVFTKTKNQEIFKGIGYKEVAQTDKVILMEMGTNSIDKTIDKIKKSIDMDKQKAMIVMNCNPFTYGHQYLIEKAAKENEEVLIFVVEEDKSVFPFKVRYNLVKEGTAHLNNVKVLAGSEYMISSATFPNYFLRKEDDSLIEYTKLDATIAGKQFGKKLNINKRYIGEEPYCKVTKKYNETLMEILPQYGMEVVLVPRKEIGEIAISASIVREKIKNGEIEELRSLVPETTFNFLISAEGKEIEEKLKNSNLPH, from the coding sequence ATGAATATTGAAAAAGTTAATCTTTCTAACCCTTTTGAGGTTAAGGAAGTAACTGAATTTTTAGCTAAGTTTGAACTAAAATATGATCCTAATATTGATTACACAGTTGTTATTAGAGAGAATGATGAGATTATTGCCACTGCTTCAAAAGGTAAAAATATTATAAAATGTTTTGCTATTGATCCAGCTCATCAAGGTGAGGGAATCTCTGGTTCTATCTTAACAAATGTCACAAATAAGATGTTTGATCAAGGATATTTTCATAGTATGGTATTTACTAAAACTAAAAATCAAGAGATATTTAAGGGAATAGGTTATAAAGAGGTTGCTCAAACTGACAAAGTTATTCTTATGGAAATGGGAACAAATAGCATAGATAAAACAATAGATAAGATAAAAAAATCTATTGATATGGATAAGCAAAAGGCTATGATAGTTATGAACTGTAACCCATTCACTTATGGGCATCAATACCTTATAGAAAAAGCTGCTAAAGAGAACGAAGAAGTTTTAATCTTTGTTGTTGAAGAAGATAAATCTGTATTTCCTTTCAAGGTTAGATATAATTTAGTAAAAGAGGGAACTGCTCATCTAAATAATGTAAAAGTTTTAGCAGGTAGTGAATATATGATATCTTCAGCTACATTCCCTAACTACTTTCTTCGTAAAGAGGATGACTCATTAATAGAGTATACAAAACTTGATGCTACAATAGCTGGAAAACAATTTGGTAAAAAACTTAACATTAATAAAAGATATATTGGGGAAGAACCTTATTGTAAAGTTACTAAAAAATACAATGAGACTTTAATGGAAATTTTACCACAATATGGAATGGAAGTTGTTTTAGTCCCTAGAAAAGAGATAGGAGAAATCGCTATAAGTGCTTCTATTGTAAGGGAAAAAATTAAAAATGGAGAGATTGAAGAGTTAAGATCTTTAGTTCCTGAAACAACTTTTAATTTCCTTATTAGTGCTGAAGGAAAGGAGATTGAGGAAAAGTTAAAAAATAGCAACTTACCTCACTAA
- a CDS encoding MFS transporter — translation MEKRIPLSIQIFYGLGVSYAIVDQIFAQWILYFYLPPESSGLKPVMAPLLISLALVISRLVDMVTDPLVGFLSDRVNTRWGRRIPFIAVGTIPLALCTIAFFYPPMGNEKGAFAYLALVGSLFFTFYTVVGAPYNSLIPEIGQTQEERLNLSTWQSIFRLVYTALAMIIPGVLIKMIGKGDTLLGIRGMIITLCVIAAIGGIITVLFVPEKKYSLGKNSNASFKETMGIVFKNRQFIMYLMGLLFFFIGFNNLRAVMNYFVEDIMGYGKGAITIASALLFGMSALCFYPTNLLSRKYGYRKIMLGCLSMLIIFTLALFFLGKIIPTKFGFVLFALIGIPIAGAGFIFPPAMLSEIGSKMSDNAGQRIEGICFGIQGFFLKMAFLISILILPIILVSGSGDILSAITGTPKGVEKSGIYFTAIVSAISFIISFIFYYKYEE, via the coding sequence ATGGAGAAGAGGATACCTTTAAGTATACAGATTTTTTATGGACTGGGAGTTAGTTACGCAATAGTAGATCAAATTTTTGCACAATGGATACTTTATTTTTATTTGCCACCTGAAAGTTCAGGGTTAAAACCAGTTATGGCACCATTGTTAATATCATTGGCTTTAGTTATTTCAAGACTTGTGGATATGGTAACAGACCCTTTAGTTGGATTTTTATCTGATAGAGTTAATACAAGATGGGGAAGAAGAATACCATTTATAGCAGTAGGAACTATCCCTTTAGCATTGTGTACAATAGCCTTTTTTTATCCACCAATGGGAAATGAAAAGGGAGCTTTTGCCTATTTAGCTTTAGTAGGATCACTATTTTTTACATTTTATACAGTGGTAGGAGCACCTTATAACTCTTTGATTCCAGAGATTGGGCAAACACAAGAGGAGAGATTAAATCTATCAACTTGGCAATCAATATTTAGATTAGTTTATACAGCACTGGCTATGATAATTCCTGGGGTATTGATAAAGATGATTGGAAAAGGAGATACACTTTTAGGAATAAGAGGAATGATAATAACTCTTTGTGTAATTGCAGCTATTGGGGGAATTATAACTGTACTCTTTGTTCCAGAGAAAAAGTACTCTTTAGGAAAAAATTCAAATGCAAGTTTTAAAGAAACAATGGGAATAGTATTTAAAAACAGACAATTTATAATGTATCTTATGGGGTTATTATTTTTCTTTATAGGGTTTAATAATTTGAGAGCAGTAATGAACTATTTTGTTGAAGATATAATGGGATATGGAAAGGGAGCTATTACAATTGCTTCAGCTCTTCTTTTTGGAATGTCAGCCCTATGTTTTTATCCTACAAATCTTCTTTCAAGAAAGTATGGTTATAGAAAGATAATGTTAGGGTGCTTATCTATGTTAATAATATTTACTTTAGCACTATTTTTCTTAGGAAAGATTATACCTACTAAATTTGGTTTTGTTCTATTTGCATTGATAGGAATACCAATTGCAGGGGCTGGATTTATCTTTCCACCTGCTATGCTAAGTGAGATAGGTAGTAAGATGAGTGATAATGCTGGACAACGTATAGAGGGAATCTGCTTCGGTATACAAGGGTTCTTTTTGAAAATGGCATTTCTTATTTCAATTTTAATACTACCAATAATATTAGTTTCTGGAAGTGGAGATATTTTATCTGCAATTACAGGAACACCTAAGGGAGTAGAAAAGAGTGGAATTTACTTTACAGCTATAGTTTCAGCAATCTCTTTTATTATATCTTTTATTTTTTATTATAAGTATGAAGAGTAA
- a CDS encoding acetyl-CoA carboxylase carboxyltransferase subunit beta, with amino-acid sequence MGFFSLNKKNFSLNKSRKKYVTLTIESNEDEVKQNTEQQIDHKPTGLWVKCPKCQEILYKVDIENNLKKCSHCDYYFEMTARERIALLIDEGTFVEEDAELESVNPLNFPGYTEKNKKSRNECDMREGVISGTGNLKGIRVSIAAMDFKFMGGSMGSVVGEKITRALERGLEERIPVIVVATSGGARMHEGILSLMQMAKTSAAAEKLRQAGVPFIAVPVNPTTGGVTASFAMLGDIIVSEPKATIGFAGKRVIEQTIKQKLPEEFQTSEFLQKSGMVDVITKREDMKDTLYTILSNLV; translated from the coding sequence ATGGGTTTTTTTTCTTTGAATAAAAAAAATTTCTCTTTAAATAAGAGTAGAAAGAAATATGTAACATTAACAATAGAAAGCAATGAAGATGAAGTAAAACAAAATACTGAGCAACAAATAGATCATAAACCTACAGGATTATGGGTGAAATGTCCAAAGTGTCAAGAGATATTGTATAAAGTAGATATAGAAAATAATTTGAAAAAATGTAGTCATTGTGATTACTATTTTGAGATGACAGCAAGAGAGAGAATAGCACTTCTAATAGATGAGGGAACATTTGTAGAGGAAGATGCAGAGTTAGAATCAGTGAACCCTCTTAATTTTCCAGGATATACTGAAAAAAATAAAAAATCTAGAAATGAATGTGATATGAGAGAGGGAGTAATCTCTGGAACTGGAAATTTAAAAGGTATAAGAGTAAGTATAGCTGCTATGGATTTTAAATTTATGGGTGGAAGTATGGGGTCTGTAGTAGGAGAAAAGATAACTAGAGCTTTAGAGAGAGGGCTAGAAGAGAGAATACCAGTTATTGTGGTAGCAACTTCTGGAGGGGCTAGAATGCATGAGGGAATTTTATCACTTATGCAAATGGCTAAAACTTCAGCAGCAGCAGAAAAATTAAGACAAGCAGGAGTTCCATTTATAGCAGTACCTGTTAATCCAACAACTGGAGGAGTAACAGCATCTTTTGCAATGCTTGGAGATATTATAGTAAGTGAACCTAAGGCAACAATAGGATTTGCAGGAAAAAGAGTAATTGAACAAACAATAAAGCAAAAACTTCCTGAAGAGTTTCAAACAAGTGAGTTTCTGCAAAAAAGTGGAATGGTAGATGTAATTACTAAAAGAGAAGATATGAAAGATACACTGTATACTATTCTAAGTAATCTTGTATAG
- a CDS encoding YigZ family protein — translation MKSVEKECVIEFEERKSKFIGYVKPVGSKQEAEDFIASIREKHKDATHNCTAYKVIDNGQEYFKTDDDGEPSGTAGKPMGDIITYMEVTNLAVVATRYFGGIKLGAGGLVRNYAKTAKLAIQEAGIAEYVERKVYMIDFPYEKIGDIEMLIDSMGGEYLDKGFNERVTYKVRTDLTAFETLKNTKGVLVIEL, via the coding sequence ATGAAAAGTGTAGAAAAAGAGTGTGTAATAGAGTTTGAAGAAAGAAAATCAAAATTTATAGGTTATGTAAAACCTGTGGGGAGTAAGCAAGAGGCAGAAGATTTTATTGCATCTATTAGAGAGAAACATAAGGATGCAACTCACAATTGTACTGCCTATAAGGTTATAGATAATGGACAGGAGTATTTTAAAACTGATGATGATGGAGAGCCAAGTGGTACTGCAGGAAAGCCTATGGGAGATATTATAACTTATATGGAGGTAACAAATTTAGCAGTTGTTGCCACTAGATATTTTGGTGGAATAAAGCTAGGGGCTGGAGGCTTAGTGAGAAACTATGCTAAAACAGCTAAATTAGCAATACAAGAGGCTGGAATAGCTGAGTATGTAGAAAGAAAAGTATATATGATTGATTTTCCATATGAGAAGATAGGGGATATTGAGATGCTTATTGATAGTATGGGAGGAGAGTATTTAGATAAAGGATTTAATGAGAGGGTAACTTATAAGGTAAGAACAGATTTAACAGCCTTTGAAACTTTAAAAAATACTAAAGGTGTACTGGTAATAGAGTTGTAA
- the citX gene encoding citrate lyase holo-[acyl-carrier protein] synthase, whose amino-acid sequence MFDLNKFLELREERVELQKNLLNKFNYPLIAVRTNYPGEDKLEPLATKIADIAANEMKDYFREKILYEKVLENLEGKIYLFVIKEKAETIKEITVTFEEKHILGRCLDIDVYSNDGTSLSRSMFGYPKRKCMICDDLAFVCGRSMKHSHQEIKNVILEKYIAYNDYLIKKNEIVKKIGDLALNSMIYEVATAPSFGLVSPLTQGSHEDMDFFTFLKSSFAIKEGFERMAEVAYSYLPLEKAFLLSRKIGIEMEINMFKATENVNTHKGMIFLLGIVVVTATRTLYEGKNFDDIQPLIKDMCKDILKDFENIKDKKELTHGERLYINYGFTGVRGEVKAGLDVVFNGSLKILEDSLNKCTDFNLAFVQTLIFLMGKVMDSTIVHRHDIHMLHRIKREAEAFFENGGIYKEDGIKIARDMENAYIKEKISPGGSADLLAITIFLYFFKKVFSL is encoded by the coding sequence ATGTTTGATTTAAATAAATTTTTAGAACTTAGAGAAGAACGTGTTGAACTGCAAAAAAATTTATTAAACAAATTTAATTATCCACTTATTGCTGTAAGAACCAACTATCCTGGAGAGGATAAACTTGAGCCTTTAGCTACTAAAATAGCTGATATTGCAGCAAATGAGATGAAAGATTATTTTAGAGAGAAGATTCTCTATGAAAAAGTATTAGAAAACCTTGAAGGAAAAATATATCTTTTTGTTATAAAAGAAAAGGCTGAAACTATAAAAGAGATCACTGTTACCTTTGAAGAAAAGCATATACTTGGAAGATGTTTAGATATTGATGTTTATTCAAATGATGGAACATCTCTTTCAAGAAGTATGTTTGGTTATCCTAAGAGAAAATGTATGATCTGTGATGATTTAGCTTTTGTTTGTGGACGTAGTATGAAACACTCTCATCAAGAGATAAAAAATGTAATCCTTGAAAAATATATAGCTTACAATGATTATTTGATTAAAAAAAATGAAATAGTAAAAAAAATTGGAGATTTAGCTTTAAATTCTATGATCTATGAGGTTGCAACTGCTCCATCTTTTGGTTTAGTTTCGCCTCTCACTCAAGGATCACATGAGGATATGGACTTTTTTACATTTTTAAAAAGCTCTTTTGCTATTAAAGAAGGTTTTGAAAGAATGGCAGAGGTTGCTTATTCATATCTTCCATTGGAAAAGGCTTTTCTACTTAGTAGAAAAATTGGAATAGAGATGGAAATAAATATGTTTAAAGCTACTGAAAATGTAAATACTCACAAAGGTATGATATTCCTATTGGGAATAGTGGTTGTTACTGCTACAAGAACTTTATATGAGGGAAAAAATTTTGATGATATCCAACCATTGATAAAAGATATGTGTAAGGATATACTAAAAGATTTTGAAAATATAAAGGATAAAAAAGAGTTAACTCATGGTGAAAGACTCTACATCAACTATGGCTTTACTGGGGTTAGAGGAGAGGTAAAAGCTGGATTAGATGTTGTATTTAATGGATCTCTAAAAATTTTAGAAGATTCTTTAAATAAATGTACAGATTTTAATCTCGCTTTTGTACAAACTCTAATTTTCTTAATGGGAAAAGTTATGGATAGTACAATAGTACACAGACATGATATACATATGCTTCATAGAATTAAGAGAGAAGCTGAGGCTTTCTTTGAAAATGGTGGTATCTATAAAGAGGATGGTATTAAAATAGCTAGAGATATGGAAAATGCCTATATAAAAGAAAAAATCAGCCCTGGTGGCAGTGCTGATCTTTTAGCTATTACTATATTTTTATATTTCTTTAAAAAAGTTTTTTCTTTATAA
- a CDS encoding acetyl-CoA carboxylase carboxyltransferase subunit alpha — translation MNFEFEKEIVELDNKIVEMKKFSEEKGIDLSGEISKFVAERDKKLKEIYKNLSSWDKVFVSRHPERPYTLDYIENIATDFIELHGDRLFKDDPAIVGGFCKIDGKKVLIVGHQKGRTTEEKIYRNFGMANPEGYRKALRLFKMAERFSIPIVTFIDTPGAYPGLEAEEHGQGEAIARNLMEMSGLKVPIISFVIGEGGSGGALGLGVSDKIYMLENSVYSVISPEGCAAILYKDASRAEEAAENLKITAQSLYKLGVIDGIVEEPAGGAHRDHKCIALNLKNIILSSFSELEKISVEELVENRYNKFRKMGSFIGTDI, via the coding sequence ATGAACTTTGAATTTGAAAAGGAAATAGTAGAGTTAGATAATAAAATAGTAGAGATGAAAAAATTTTCAGAGGAAAAAGGAATAGATCTTTCTGGAGAGATCTCTAAATTTGTAGCAGAGAGAGATAAAAAATTAAAAGAGATATACAAAAATTTAAGCTCTTGGGATAAAGTTTTTGTTTCAAGACATCCAGAAAGACCATATACTTTAGACTATATTGAAAATATAGCAACTGATTTTATAGAGTTACATGGTGATAGACTGTTTAAAGATGATCCAGCAATAGTTGGAGGATTTTGTAAAATAGATGGGAAAAAAGTTTTAATTGTAGGACATCAAAAGGGAAGAACAACTGAGGAGAAAATATATAGAAACTTTGGAATGGCTAATCCTGAAGGATATAGAAAAGCTCTTAGACTTTTTAAAATGGCTGAAAGATTTTCTATTCCAATAGTAACTTTTATAGATACACCAGGAGCTTATCCAGGATTAGAAGCTGAAGAGCATGGACAAGGAGAAGCAATAGCTAGAAACCTAATGGAAATGAGTGGTTTAAAAGTACCTATTATCTCTTTTGTTATTGGAGAAGGAGGAAGTGGAGGAGCTTTAGGACTAGGAGTTTCAGATAAAATATATATGTTAGAAAACTCTGTGTATTCTGTTATCTCTCCAGAAGGTTGTGCAGCAATCCTTTATAAAGATGCTTCAAGAGCTGAAGAAGCAGCAGAAAATTTGAAGATAACAGCTCAAAGTTTGTATAAATTAGGTGTAATTGATGGAATTGTGGAAGAACCAGCAGGAGGAGCTCATAGAGATCATAAATGTATAGCTCTTAACCTAAAAAATATCATTTTATCATCATTTTCAGAATTAGAAAAAATTTCAGTAGAAGAACTTGTTGAAAATAGATATAATAAATTTAGAAAAATGGGTTCTTTTATAGGGACTGATATTTAA